The following DNA comes from Alienimonas californiensis.
GAGGTCCTGCTGGGTCAGCAGGTACATGCCGCGGTTGTTGTAAACGAGCGGGTTCTCCGGGAAGGCGGCGACCATCTGGTCGAAGGCCTCGCGGGCCTGCTCCGGCGTGCCGCCGATCTGCATCGTGTTCGCCCGCTCCGCGGCGCTGGCGAGGTGGTTCGGCAGCGCCTCCAGCGCGGCGGTGAAGTCTTCCACAGCCGCGTCGTACTGCTTCAGATACCGCTTGGCGAGGGCCCGCTGATACAGCAGGTTGCCCTTCGTGTCGGCGTCCAGATCCTCGCGGGCCAGCACTGTGTCGGCGGTGTTGACGGAGACCGTGGCGTGTTCCTCGCGGGCCTCGATCATGCCCAGGTTCGTCATGCCGTACAGGTACGGCAGGTAGTACTTACTGTTCGTGCGGCCGCCGAGGCTGATCGCCTCGCGGGCGTCGGCGATCCCCTCGCGGATCATCTCGGTGTCGCCCCGCTTCAGGCCCAGCTCCACCTTGGCGCTGCCGCGGAAGTACAGCGCCTGGTGGTTGCGGGCGTTCTCGCGGACGGCGGCGTCGGTCTCCTGCACGACGCCGTCATAATCGCCGGCGCGGTACTTCTGCTCCGCACGAGCCACGGCGTCGGCGGCCGGGGCGCCGCCCTGCTGAGCGGGAGCGGGGGCCTCCGAGACCCGCGGCGTCGTCCGCTGGGGTTGGTTCCGACGGAACACCTGGGCCGACGCGGTGTCCGCGGCGAGCAGGCCCGCGGCGAGCGCCGCGAGCGGCGCCAGCTTGCGGAGCGACCGCCCGCTCGACGAACGAGCGGAGTCGGAACGGGCGGGGCGGGCGGGACGACGCCGGAGCATGACTGCGGAACCAGGATGGGAAACGGGAGCGGCGGGGGCGGACCGAGGGGCGCGGTCGTGCCGGATCTGCGGAGAGTAGCGACAGCGCCGACCCGGCAGGAGACGGGGCGGGGCGGATCGATCCGGGCGCCCCCGGAGTACGGGTGATCGCGTTCCCGCACCGTCGGACGCAGCGCCGACGCCGGTTGACGCTGCGCCGCGGCGTCCATACCGTCGCTGCCACCCGATCGGTCCGGAGTCCGGTCGGGCTCGGCCGTCGCTTTTTGCCGGTCGCGTCGGCGATGTTCGGTCCGCTCCGTTGACGCCCCGCCCGCGAGGACGACAATGCCGGACCGGCCCTGCCGCCTCCCCCGCCCCGTTTCGCGTACCTCCCCCGGTTCGCCGCCCATGTAAGCGCCGCGCCCCGAACCCTGGCTCACGTCGTCTACGCCCTCCCTGAGGGCTGGACGACCCCCGCCGGGAACCTCGGCGCCCCGTCAGGTGCGGGGCCTTGGGCGGGCTTCGGCCCGCCTTTTTGTTTTCACACCCCCGTCACCGGGCCCCCCTCCCCAGCGGGGCCGACGTCACAACGCTCGCTGCCCGACCTCCTCGATGAAGATCAACGAGATCAAGCGGATCGCCGGCGCGATCAGCCTTGACCGCAACATTGACGCGGAGATCGTCTATGAGGGCATCGAAGCCGCGATTACGCAGGCGGCGCTGAAAGTCTTCGGCGAGGACGCCGAGGTGCAGGTCTCCATCGACCGCGAAACCGGCGAGCCGGACGCTTCCGTCAACGGCAACCCGCTCTCCAGCGACGACATCGGCGATCTGCTCGGCCGCATCGCGGCCCAGACCGCCAAGCAGGTGATGATCCAGAAGATCCGCGAAGCCGAACGCGACGCCCTCTTCGACGAGTTCACCGCCCAGCGCGGCGAGATCATTAGCGGCACCATCACCAAGGTGGAGCCCGGCGGCACCGTCCTCACCAACCTCGGCAAAACCGAGGCGATCCTGCCCCGCAGCGAGCAGATCCCCGGCGAGACGCACAACGTCAACGAACGCGTTCGGGCCGTCGTGATGGACGTCCGCAAGCAGGGCAGCCGGGTCAAGATCATCCTCTCCCGCACCCACCCCGAACTGGTTCGCCGCCTGTTCGAACTGGAGATTCCCGAAGTCTCCGAGGGCACCATCGAGGTCCGCAGCCTCTCCCGCGAGGCCGGCTACCGCTCCAAGGTCGCCGTCACCTGCCACGACCCGAAGGTCGACCCGGTCGGCGCCTGTGTCGGCGTTCGCGGGGCCCGCATCCGCAACGTCGTCGACGAACTCGCCGGCGAGCGAATCGACATCATCCGCTGGAACGACAGCCTGCGGGTCCTCGTCCCCAACGCCCTGCAGCCGGCCGAGGTGGAAGACGTCATCCTCTGCCCGCAGTTGGGCAAGGTCATCGTCCTGGTGGAAGAGGACAACCTGTCCCTCGCCATCGGCCGCAAGGGGCAGAACGTGCGGCTGGCCTCCAAGCTGGTCGGCTGGGACATTCAGGTGATGACCCCCGAAAAGCTCGACGCCCAGATCGCCGAGAGCGTCGCCCAGTTCACCCGCATCCCGCAGATGGACGAGGATCTCGCCGAGAACCTCGTCGCCCAGGGCTTCTTCACGTTCGACGAACTCAGCATCATCGAGCCGGACGCGCTGCAGGAGATCAGCGGCCTGGACGCGGAAAGCTGCGACGCGATCGTGGCCTTCGCCGACGAGGAGAGCGCCCGGCAGGAGGCTGAGGAGAAGATGGCCCGCGAACGCCGTCGGCAGTTGCGGGCGATGGGCATGACGGAGGACGACCTGAAGCGTCGCACGGACGCCGCCCGGGCCGCCGAAGCCCAAACCGGCGAAGTGTCGACGAACGCCGCGGCGGCCAACGCCGCCGCCCTGGCGGCGGTCCCGAACGACGGCGAGGCCGACGGCCCCGCTGAGATGCCGGACCCCGAAGTCGCCGAGGCGATGGCCGAGGA
Coding sequences within:
- a CDS encoding tetratricopeptide repeat protein; the encoded protein is MLRRRPARPARSDSARSSSGRSLRKLAPLAALAAGLLAADTASAQVFRRNQPQRTTPRVSEAPAPAQQGGAPAADAVARAEQKYRAGDYDGVVQETDAAVRENARNHQALYFRGSAKVELGLKRGDTEMIREGIADAREAISLGGRTNSKYYLPYLYGMTNLGMIEAREEHATVSVNTADTVLAREDLDADTKGNLLYQRALAKRYLKQYDAAVEDFTAALEALPNHLASAAERANTMQIGGTPEQAREAFDQMVAAFPENPLVYNNRGMYLLTQQDLEGAVADFTRALDRNPNYHYALTNRGKAALDQGDTTAAIADFNRSLQVNPNQPGVYGFRGNAKLFAGDLSGAVADQQTAVQQAPTNPVAHSDLGFVLFFSGDYAEALEQFDAALRLNPGYRHLHPWRLESLIALNRDGSEDPGVTLALDNGGNGVDWVVRLLQFQLDRLTAEELLGKITDEDERAAAAQRCEAHYFIGRDRLRAGDESGAQEAFRVAVETDQKQLSAYRGSKIALGE
- the nusA gene encoding transcription termination factor NusA; this translates as MKINEIKRIAGAISLDRNIDAEIVYEGIEAAITQAALKVFGEDAEVQVSIDRETGEPDASVNGNPLSSDDIGDLLGRIAAQTAKQVMIQKIREAERDALFDEFTAQRGEIISGTITKVEPGGTVLTNLGKTEAILPRSEQIPGETHNVNERVRAVVMDVRKQGSRVKIILSRTHPELVRRLFELEIPEVSEGTIEVRSLSREAGYRSKVAVTCHDPKVDPVGACVGVRGARIRNVVDELAGERIDIIRWNDSLRVLVPNALQPAEVEDVILCPQLGKVIVLVEEDNLSLAIGRKGQNVRLASKLVGWDIQVMTPEKLDAQIAESVAQFTRIPQMDEDLAENLVAQGFFTFDELSIIEPDALQEISGLDAESCDAIVAFADEESARQEAEEKMARERRRQLRAMGMTEDDLKRRTDAARAAEAQTGEVSTNAAAANAAALAAVPNDGEADGPAEMPDPEVAEAMAEDAAEAPTAEGEANAATAREDALDGPRMGPPHESADPLEADEAGEDSLTANLTNAPVAVGDAAVAPADAEEAALDQTAADEIAPPPSDAPGVDPDLAGAAPIDDKNSGSAGVTPDQARPHADDAAPSSDGVLSVEEETPAGEPV